CCGCCCGCCTCCGACGTTCGGGCTAAGGCGGGGGCCGGCGGTATCGGGAAGTCGGCCTAGATCCGGCGGGCCGGGCGCGGTCCCCGTGGGCGGCGTTCCCTAGATGTGCTACTGACCGGACGGGTTGGTGATGGTCGAGAGCGTCTGGCGAATGGGGCGACCACGACCGCACCGCCGATCATCCGGGCCGAGGCGGCGGGACGACGTCGGAGGACGGAGCGGTTCGCACTCGGTGGGAACAGAATGGGCGCCGCGTGCGATGATGACCACACCGGCGGCTTCGCGCCGGCCTCGTTACCGACACGTCCGGGGACGCCTTCGCGGCGCTTCGAGACAACGGAGGAAACGCAATGAGCACCACCACGTCCACCCCCACCCCTCTCTACGGCGGAGCGGCCAACCGCCGGGGCACCGTCCGCGACATCGCCCGCGCGAAGGAGCACGGCGACCGCTGGCCCATGCTGACCGCCTACGACGCCCTCACCGCCCGCGTCTTCGACGACGCCGGCATCCCCGTCCTGCTCGTCGGCGACTCCGCCGCGATGGTCGTGTACGGCTACGACTCCACGGTCCCCGTCACCGTCGACGACCTGCTGCCGCTGACGGCGGCCGTCGTCCGCTCCACCAGGCGCGCGCTGGTGGTGGCCGACCTGCCGTTCGGCTCCTACCAGGCCTCGACCGAGCAGGCGCTGGCCTCCGCTGCGCGCTTCATGAAGGAGGCCGGAGCGCAGGCGGTCAAACTGGAGGGCGGCCACCGCGTCGTCCCGCAGGTGGAGGCGCTGGTCGCCGCCGGCGTCCCGGTGATGGGCCACCTCGGGCTGACCCCGCAGTCCGTCAACACCCTGGGCGGCTACCGCGTGCAGGGGCGCGGCGAGGCCGGGGCGCGGCTGCTGGCCGAGGCCAAGGAGCTGGAGCACGCCGGAGCGTTCTCCATCGTCCTGGAGTGCGTGCCCGCCGACCTGGCCGCCGAGGTCACCGGGCACCTGTCCGTCCCCACCATCGGCATCGGGGCCGGCCCGGGCACCGACGCCCAGGTGCTGGTCTGGCAGGACATGGCCGGACTGAGCCCGCACGTTGCCAAGTTCGTCAAGACCTACGCCGACCTCACCGAGAGCCTGACCCGGGCGGCCAGGAGCTACGCGGAGGAGGTCGTGGCGGGCACGTTCCCCGACGAGGAGCACTCCTACGCCTGACGGGAGTCCGCACCGCCCGGGAGTCGGCGCCGACCGGCCCCCGGGCTCTTCTGTATTCTGCTCCCGACCTCAAAACCGAACGCTACTCGGTAGTAATCTCCGTCGGACTCCGGCGCGACAGACAGTGGAGGCATCCCATATGCGCATCTCCATGCCATTGGGCTACGCGGGCGATCTCAGGGAATCCGTCAAGCAGGTGGTGGAGCTGGAGAAGGCCGGGCTGGACACCGTGTGGGTGGCCGAGGCCTACGGCTACGACAGCCCCACGCTCATGGGCTACATCGCCGCGCGCACCGAGCGCGTGAACATCGGCGCCGCCATCCTGCCGCTGTACACCAGGACGCCCACGCTCATCGCCCAGACGGCGGCCGGGCTGGACTACCTCTCCGACGGCCGCGCCGTCATCGGTCTCGGCGCGAGCGGGCCGCAGGTCATCGAGGGCTGGCACGGCGTTCCCTACACCAGGCCGCTGACCCGCACCCGCGAGATCATCGAGATCTGCCGCAAGGTCTGGGCGCGCGAGGAGCCGCTGACCCACGACGGCAAGGTCTTCACCCTGCCGCTGCCGGCCGAGCAGGGCACCGGCCTGGGCAAGCCGCTCAAGATCATCAACCACCCGGTGCGCGACCGAATCCCGCTGTACGTGGCCTCGCTGGGCGAGAAGAACGTCGAGCTGACCGCCGAGGTCGCCGACGGCTGGCTGCCGATCTTCTTCATCCCGGAGAAGGCCGACGACGTCTGGGGCGACTCGCTGGCGGCCGGCCGGGCCAAGCGCGACCCCGGCCTGGGCGAGCTGGAGATCTCCGCCGGCGGCATGATCGCGATCGGCGAGGGCGAGGAGACCAAGAGGCTGCTGGACTTCGCGCGGCCGCAGATCGCGCTGTACGTGGGCGGCATGGGCGCCAAGGGCAAGAACTTCTACAACACGCTGGCCCGCCGCTACGGCTACGAAGAGGCCGCCGAGAAGATCCAGGACCTCTACCTGGCGGGGAAGAAGGACGAGGCCGCCGCGGCCGTGCCCCAGGAGATGGTGGAACTGACCAACCTGGTCGGCCCGGAGTCCTACGTCCGCGAGCGCGTGCAGGCGTTCCGCGACGCCGGGGTCAGCCACCTCAACCTGATTCCGATGTCGGACGACCCGGTCAAGCTGATCGAGAAGGTCAACGGCTGGCTCCAGTAGCGCTCCGCCCGGTTCTCCCGCCGGTTTCGGACCCGGGTCCGAAACCGGCGGGAGAACCGGGCGCCCCTCCGCTCACACGTCGGTGATCCGTAGACCCGCGTGCGCCTTGTAGCGGCGGTTGATGGAGATCAGGTTCGCGGTGAACGCCTCGACCTGGTGGGCGTTGCGCAGCCGGCCGCCGTAGATGCCGCGGACGCCGGAGATCCGCCCGGCGAGCGCGCGCACGGTGTCGGCGGCCTCGCGGTCGTCCCCGAGGACGAGCACGTCGAGGTCCACCCGGTCCACCTCCGGGTCCAGCAGGACCACGGCCGAGACGTGGTGGAACGCGGCCACCACCCGGCTCTCGGGCAGGACGGCCTCGGCCTGCTGCGCGGCGCTGCCCTCCTCGACGGGCAGCGCGTAGGCGCCCTTCTTGTCGAAGCCCAGCGGGTTCACGCAGTCGACGACGATCTTGCCCGCGAGAGGGGCCGCCAGGGAGACGAGCAGCTCCCGGTGCCCCTCCCAGGGGACGGCGACGACGACCACGTCGGCCTCTGCCGCGGCCCCGGCGTTGTCCAGCCCGCGGACGGCCAGGTCCGCGCCGAGCTCCTCGGCCGCGGCCCGCGCCCGCTCGGCGCTGCGCGACCCGAGGACCACCTCGTGCCCGGCCAGGGCGAAGCGCCGCGCCAGCCCGCGCCCCTGGTCGCCGGTGCCGCCGAGCACGGCGACGGAGAGCCCGGTGACGTCGGGCAGGTCGTGTGGAGATTTCTGGTCTGCCATAGGCCGATCATCGCAGGGCACCCGCCCGCGGCGGCATGGCGGGGCCGCGGATTCCGCGGGGTTTGCGCCATGCGCCTGCGGGCCGGACCTCCCATGCGGCACCATGGGTGGGGTGGAAGCTCACCACGTGGCGGCACTGCGCGACCTGCTCGCCACCACCCCTTGGCTGGACCGGACCGACGAACTCGCCCGGGCGCTGCGGCACACCCGCGATCCCGGCGGCCTGATGCTGATCGGCACGCCGGAGGAGGAGCCCTGGCACCTCACGGCGCATCTGGCCGACGAGAGCCGCTACGCCGGGCTGCCCCAACTCTCCCCCACGCTGGTGCGGTGGGACCCGCCGCCGAACGCGCCGGGGCACCTGCGGATCGGGCTGGACCGGCTCTCCCAGGCCCGCCGCGGCGAGACGCTGTTCGTGGTCAGCCCCGAGGCCGAGGCGCCCGTTCCGCTCCTGGAGCGGGTGGACGACGCCCGCCGCACCGGGGCGACCGTCCTCGCCCTCGACCAGGGCGATCCGGAGCTGGCCTCACTCGCCCACGACGCGATCAGCATCGACCCGGCGACGGCCCCGGTCTCCTTCGACGGAGCGCAGCACCTGGTCAGCACCGCGGCCGGGCATCCGGTGGAGCGGCTGCGCCAGTCGGGGCTGCGGGCCAGGCTGTCCCGCTTCCTCGACGTGGTCAGCGGGCCGCGCGTCCCCGACTAGCGCTCCTTCTCTCAGTCCCGCTCGTCCTGCTCGTCCCACGTCTCGTTGCGGTCGGCGACGGTCTGCAGCGCCCCGGCCGCGGCGGCCTCGTCCGGGTAAGGGCCCAGCCGGTACTTGTTCGGACATCCGGGACCGAACTCCGGGCGGTTGTGCTTCAGGCAGTACCACCATTGCTGGTCGCTGCCGGGGTTGTCCCGATCGTTCATCGGGCGCCTCCTTCGTGCCGGCCTGTGCCGCCGCGTCGGCGTCGGTGCCTACGTCCGCCTCCTACCCGCCCGGTCCCCTCCCGCACCGTCCGGTTCGGTGAGGAGCACGAACTAGACTCGTATTCCATGACTACTCCGCTGGTTCCAGGGCGCGTCTCGCCGCAACGTTCGGTCCCCTCCTCCATCGAGCGCCCGGAGTACGTCGGCAGGAAACGCCCGGTGGAGGGCGTGCTGGGCGACGTCCAGACGCCCGAGACCATCGAGGCCATGCGAGTGGCCGGGCGGATCGCGGCGCAGGCGCTGGAGGAGGTCGGCAGGAACGTCCGGCCGGGCGTGACGACCGACGAACTCGACCGGATCGGCCACGAGTTCCTCTGCGACCACGGCGCCTACCCGAGCACGCTGGGCTACAAGGGCTACCCCAAGTCCCTGTGCTCCTCGCTGAACGAGGTCATCTGCCACGGCATCCCCGACGACACCGTCCTCTCCGACGGCGACATCGTCAACATCGACATCACCGCCTACATCGGCGGCGTGCACGGCGACACCAACGCCACGTTCCTCGCCGGTGACGTCGACGAGGAGTCCAGGCTGCTGGTGGAACGTACCCGCGAGGCGACGGCGCGCGGGATCAAGGCGTGCCGGCCGGGCCGCCAGGTCAGTGTCATCGGCCGGGTCATCGAGTCCTACGCCAGGCGCTTCGGCTACGGGGTCGTGCGCGACTTCACCGGGCACGGCGTCGGCCCGGAGTTCCACTCCGGCCTGGTCATCCCGCACTACGACGACCCGCGCGCGACCACGGTCATGGTGCCGGGCATGACGTTCACGATCGAGCCGATGATCACGCTGGGCACGGTCGACTACGACATCTGGGACGACGGCTGGACCGCGGTGACCGCCGACCGCGGGCGCACGGCCCAGTTCGAGCACACCCTCCTCATCACCGAGGACGGCGCGGAGATCCTCACCCTTCCCTAGGAGAGTGCGTTCCCGGTCCCGGAAGGCATAGGGTCGCCCCGTGAAGATCCTTATCTCTGCCGACATGGAGGGCGCGACGGGGGTCACCTGGCCGGCCGACGTCGAGCCGGGGACGGAGCAGTGGCAGCGCTGCCGGGCGATGTTCACCTCCGACGTCAACGGCGCGATCGCCGGGTTCTTCGCGGGCGGCGCCACGGAGGTGCTGGTCAACGAGGCCCACTCCACCATGCGCAATCTGCTGCTGGAACGGCTGGACGAGCGCGCCACGATGCTGACCGGTCGGCACAAGGACCTCTCGATGGTCGAGGGCGTGCAGCGGGGCGACGTCGACGGGGTCGCCTTCCTCGGCTACCACTGCGGGGCGGGGGCCGAGGGGGTGCTCGCCCACACCTACCTGCCCAACTCCGTCACCGGCGTGTGGCTGGACGGGGAGCCGGCGAGCGAGGGGCGGCTCAACGCCCACGTGACCGCCGAGTACGGCGCTCCGGTCGTGCTGGTCACCGGCGACGACCGCGCCTGCGCCGACGCCGCGTCCTACGCGCCCCGGGCCCGCACCGTGGCCGTCAAGGACCACGTCTCGCGCTACGCCGCGGTCTGCCGGCCGCCCGCGCGCACGTTCGCCGACATCAGCGCGGGCGCCGAGGCCGCCATGGCGCTGGCCGGGCGCACCGATCCGGCGCCGCACCGGGAGCTGACCGTGGAGGTGGAGGTCGACGCCGCCCAACTGGCCGGGGCCGCCGCCATGGTGCCGGGCGTGGTCCAGGTGGGCGAGCGGCGTGTCCGCTACACCTCGCCCAGCGGTTACGAGATGATCCGGTGCTTCAAGGCCGTCACGACCCTGATCTCGAACGCGGTGGAACGCAACTATGGCTGAACCCTCGATCGGCGACCGGACGGAGCGCCGCGCGCACGACCGGGCCGATGACCGCGCGGCCGTCGACGACGAGGTCGTCCGCTTCACCTCCGAGCTGATCCGCATCGACACCACCAACCGCGGCGGCGGCGACTGCCGGGAGCGCCCGGCGGCCGAGTACGTCGCCGAGCGGCTGGCCGAGGCCGGCCTGGAGCCGGCCGTGCTGGAGTCGGCCCCCGGCCGGGCCAACGTGGTCGCCCGCGTGGCCGGCTCCGACCCTTCGGCACCGGCGCTGCTGGTCCACGGCCACCTCGACGTGGTCCCCGCCGACCCCTCGCAGTGGAGGGTGCACCCGTTCTCCGGCGAGGTGCGCGACGGCATGGTGTGGGGCCGCGGCGCCATCGACATGAAGAACGCCAACGCCATGGTGCTCTCGGTGGTGCGGGCCTGGGCGCGCGCGGGGCGGCGGCCGCGCCGCGACATCGTCCTGGCGTTCACCGCCGACGAGGAGGACAGTGCGGCCTACGGCGCCGACTGGCTGGTGCGCGAGCACGCCGGGCTGTTCGACGGCTGCACCGAGGGCATCAGCGAGTCGGGCGCTTACACCTACCACGCCCGCACCACCGGGGGCGATCCGGTGCGGATCTACCCGGTGGGCGCGGGAGAGCGCGGCACGGCCTGGCTGCGGCTGACCGCGCGCGGCACCGCGGGGCACGGGTCCAAGACCGACCCCGGCGCCGTCAACGCCGTGAGCGAGCTGGCCGCCGCCGTCACCAGGATCGCCGACCACCGCTGGCCGGTGCGGCTCACCCCGACCACCCGGGCCGCGCTCACCGAGATCGGCGCCGCGGTCGGGGTGAAGGTCGACCTGGAGGCCCCCGGCTTCGACCCGCAGTTCGACGTCGACGCGGTGCTGGAGCGGCTGGGCCCGGCGGCGGCGCTGGTGCGCTCCACGGTCCGCAACAGCACCAACCCCACCGTGCTCGACGCCGGCTACAAGGTGAACGTCATCCCGGAGTCGGCGGGGGCGGGCGTGGACGGCCGGATGCTGCCGGGCGCGGAGGAGGAGTTCACCGCCGCGCTGGACGAGCTCACCGGCCCCCGCGTCGACTGGGAGTTCGCGCACCGCTCCGCCCCGCTGACCGCGCCCGTGGAGACGCCGACGTTCGCCGCCATGCGCGCGGCCCTGCTGGCGCACGACCCCGGGGCGCACGTGGTCCCGGTGTGCCTGTCCGGCGGCACCGACGCCAAGCAGTTCGCCGAGCTGGGCATCACCGGCTACGGGTTCTCCCCGCTGCGACTGCCGCCCTCGCTGGACTACGGCGCGCTCTTCCACGGCGTCGACGAGCGCGTGCCCGTCGACGCGCTGCGGTTCGGCACGCGCGTCCTGGACGCGTTCCTCAGCGCGGTCGACTGACGACCGACCGCCCCTCGACCGTTCTCGACACGACAGCGGAAAGGCCGATGGTGACCATGCGCACCCTGCCCTATGGATCGTGGCCCTCGCCGATCGGCGCCGGCGCCGTCGCGCGGCACGACGGGGCGCCGAGCTGGCCGGCGTCCATGGGCGAGGAGGTGTGGTGGACCGAGCCCCGGCCGCAGGAGGACGGGCGGGTCACGCTGTGCCGGACCCGGCTGGACAGCGCGCCCGGCCGGGCCGAGACGGTGCTGCCGGCCCCGTGGAACGTCCGCAGCAGGGTGCACGAGTACGGCGGGCGGCCCTACGTGCTGCTCCCGGGAGACAACGGGCCGGTGGTCGTCTTCAGCGAGTACGGCGACCAGCGGCTGTACCGCTACGAGCCGGGCCGGGCGCGGCACCCGCACGAACCGGCCCCCGGCCCGGTGGCGCTGCCCGGTGCGCTGACGCCCGCGCCGGAGCGCCCTTCGGCCGTCCGCTACGTGGAGCCGGTGGCGGCCCCCGGCGGACGCGAGGTGTGGTGCGTGCGGGAGCTGCACACCGGCCCGGCCCCCACCGACGTCGAGCGTGCGATCGTGGCCGTCCCGCTGGACGGCTCGGCCGCCGAGGACCCCGAGGCGGTCCGGGTCGTCGTCGCCGACCACCATTTCCTGGCCTGCCCCCGGATCTCCCCCGACGGCGCCCGGCTGGCCTGGATCGGCTGGGACCACCCGGACATGCCGTGGGACTCCACCCGGCTGCGGGTCTGCGAGCTCGGCGCGGACGGCGGCGCCTCGAGCCCGCGCACCGTCGCCGGCGGCGCCGGCGAGGCCGTGGTGCAGGCGGAGTGGGCCGACACCGACACCCTGCTCTGCGTCACCGACCCCGGGGGCTGGTGGAACCCGCACCGGATCACCTTCGACGCCGACGGCGGGACCCGGCGCGCGCCGGTGCGCCTGGTCGAGCGCGAGGAGGAGTTCGGCGGCCCGCTGTGGCAGCTCGGCGCCTCCTGGTTCCTGCCGCTGCGCGACGGCAGGATCGCCGCCGTGCACGGGCGCGCGGCCAACGCCCTGGGCGTCCTCGACCCGGACTCCGGCGAGATCACCGACGTGGCCACCCCGCACAGCGAGTGGCCGGGGAAGCTGGCGCTGGGGGGCGCCGCCGGCGATTCGATCATCGGCGTGGCCGCCTCCCCCCACATCGCGGCCGAGGTCGTCGCGGTGCCCGTGGCCGGCGGCGCGTGGCAGTCGCTGAGCCGTCCGCGCGGCACCGAGGCCGCCGAGGATCCCTACGCCGACCACCTGCCGAATCCCGAGGCCCGGGTCTTCTCCGGAACCGGCGGCCGCGAGGTGCACGCCAACGTCTACCCCCCGCACCACCCCGATGTGGCGGGACCGGCGGACGAGGCGCCGCCGTACGTGGTGTTCGTGCACGGCGGGCCGACCAGCCGCACGCCCATGGTGCACGACCTGGAGATCGCCTACTTCACCAACCGCGGCATCGGGGTGGCCGAGGTCAACTACGGCGGCTCCACCGGGCACGGCCGCGCCTACCGCGAGCGGCTGCGGGAGAACTGGGGCGTCGTCGACGTCGAGGACTGCGTGGCCGTGGCCCGCGCGCTGGTCTCGGAGGGCCTGGCCGCCCCGGAGCGGCTGGCGATCCGCGGCGGCAGCGCCGGCGGGTGGACCACGGCGGCCGCCCTGGCCTTCACCGACGTGTTCCGGTGCGGCACGATCCAGTACCCGATCCTGGACCTGGTCGGCTGGCGGACCGGTGAGACCCACGACTTCGAGTCCCAGTACCTGGAGAGCCTCGTCGGGCCGTGGCCCGAGGTCCGCGAACGCTACGAGACCCGTTCGCCGGTCAACCACGCCGAGGCGATCACGGCGCCGTTCGTGCTGCTCCAGGGACTGGAGGACGAGATCTGCCCGCCGGTGCAGTGCGAGCGGCTGCTGGAGCGCCTCGGCGGCCGCGGCCCCGCGCACGCCTACCTGACGTTCCCCGGCGAGCAGCACGGCTTCCGGCAGGAGGCCACGATCGTCGCGGCCCTGCACGCCGAGATGTCGCTGTACGCGCAGGTGTTCGGCTTCGAGACCGACGCGCCGCCGCTGGAGCTGCGGCGGTGAGCGCCGCCCGCGCGCCGCTCCGGCCGCCCCGGCTGCGGCCCGGCGACCGGGTCTCGGTGGTCGCGCCGTGCGGCCCGGTCCCGGCCGGCCTGCTGGACGCGGCGTGCGACATCGTGCGCGGCTGGGGCCTGGAACCGGTGCTCGCCCCGCACGTGCTGGACCGCCACCCCACGCTGCCCCACCTCGCAGGCCTCGACGCCGAGCGCGCCCGCGACCTGCAGGAGGCGTGGCTGGACCCCGGCACCTCCGCGGTACTGTGCGCGCGGGGCGGCGACGGCGCGCACCGCACGGTGGACCTGCTGGACTTCGCCGCGATGCGCCAGGCGCCGCCGAAGGCGTTCGTGGGCTACAGCGACGTCACCGCGCTGCACGAGGCCTTCGCCGAGGAGCTCGGCCTGGCGACGCTGCACGGCCCGGTCCTGGCCACCGAGGAGTTCACCGGCGACGCCCGCACGGCCGAGGAGTTGCGCGCGACCCTGTTCGAGCCGGAGTCGCGGCTGAAGCTGACGTCGCCGACGGCCCGGACCCTGGTCCCCGGCACGGCGCGCGGCGTCACCGTCGGCGGCAACCTGAGCCTGCTCAACGACGGCCTGGCGACGCCGCACAGCCGGCCCTCGGCGGCGGGGGCCGTCCTGCTGCTGGAGGACGTCGCGGAGGACGTCTCCCGGATCGACCGGATGCTGACCCAGCTGCTGCGCACCGGCTGGATGGCCGGGGTCGCGGGGATCGCCCTGGGCTCCTGGCGGCGCTGCACGCCGGACCCGGAGGTCATCCGCGAACTCGTGCTGGACCGGCTCGCGCCCTTGGGCGTGCCCGTCGTCTGGGAGTTCGGGTTCGGCCACTGCCCCAGCCAGCTCACCGTGCCGCTGGGGGCCATGGCGACGCTGGACGCCGACGCCGCGACCCTCACTCTGGACGAGCCCGCCCTGCGCTGAGCGCCCGCACCGGCCGATCGTCGGTCCGGTCCCGCACCATCCCCGACTTTCGGTCTAACCGAACTCCAACCCGGAGTATGACGCGCATTCGGACTCCGCCGCGCATACTCGAAAGGACGAAGGACGCGAAGGGACGCGGAAGGCCGAACGGGTCCGGGGAAAGGGTGAGGCACGATGGCGACGATTCCGGTGACCCACCACGAGAGGGCGTGGCGCTCCGGGCGCGACGCGCACGGCGCCCGTCAGGAGGGTCGGAGGGCTCGGGGGTTCGGGGGCGGACTGCGCGGCGCCGCGCGCCTGGCCGGTGCCGTGCTGGCCGGCCTCTTCGCCGCCGACCGGGTGCTGCCCGAGGCCGACCCGGGCGAGGTCCGCGCCCTGCTGATCGAACTGGGCCGCCTGGACGCCGCGGCGCTGCCCGGCGAGCGGGTAGCCGCCCTGCGGTCCTTCCAGCTCTGTGCCGGACTGCCGCCCGACGGCACGGCCGACGGCCGCACCGTGTCGAGGCTGATGCGCGCCGTCCGCGAACACCGCGAACTGCGGGCGATGGGGTTGTGAGTCCCGCTCACCGGCCGAACCTGGCGGGGTGACGGCCGGTCGTCCGGTGATACGGCTTTGACGACGAGGCGGACTTCTGGTTCTCTTCCCTCCCTTTACCAGCCGCCGCTTCGCGGAGCGGCCGGAAGTGAGCCCGGGAGACTCCCGCCGGAGACGGGCCCCGGGCTCGCGGCCTCAAAGCCGACTATTCGTTCGGCAGCACACGAATTTCGCATTTCAGGCCAGGCGCACGAGCGATCTTGCGATCCGTTGTCACAAGAGGGCAGCCATGACTCTCCGCCGTCGCGACGTAGGCGGCGTCGTACCCTGAAATGTTCCCACGGAGCTCCCACATTCGCTGCAGAAGCGAGCGCGCCTGGACGATGTGGATCGGCATGTCCTCGAGGATGTCGAGCGCGGTGAGAGCCCGCGCCTCTTCGACCTTGCCTCCCAGACAGAGCCCTCTGATGACCGAGA
This sequence is a window from Spinactinospora alkalitolerans. Protein-coding genes within it:
- the panB gene encoding 3-methyl-2-oxobutanoate hydroxymethyltransferase — protein: MSTTTSTPTPLYGGAANRRGTVRDIARAKEHGDRWPMLTAYDALTARVFDDAGIPVLLVGDSAAMVVYGYDSTVPVTVDDLLPLTAAVVRSTRRALVVADLPFGSYQASTEQALASAARFMKEAGAQAVKLEGGHRVVPQVEALVAAGVPVMGHLGLTPQSVNTLGGYRVQGRGEAGARLLAEAKELEHAGAFSIVLECVPADLAAEVTGHLSVPTIGIGAGPGTDAQVLVWQDMAGLSPHVAKFVKTYADLTESLTRAARSYAEEVVAGTFPDEEHSYA
- the map gene encoding type I methionyl aminopeptidase, coding for MTTPLVPGRVSPQRSVPSSIERPEYVGRKRPVEGVLGDVQTPETIEAMRVAGRIAAQALEEVGRNVRPGVTTDELDRIGHEFLCDHGAYPSTLGYKGYPKSLCSSLNEVICHGIPDDTVLSDGDIVNIDITAYIGGVHGDTNATFLAGDVDEESRLLVERTREATARGIKACRPGRQVSVIGRVIESYARRFGYGVVRDFTGHGVGPEFHSGLVIPHYDDPRATTVMVPGMTFTIEPMITLGTVDYDIWDDGWTAVTADRGRTAQFEHTLLITEDGAEILTLP
- the npdG gene encoding NADPH-dependent F420 reductase, with amino-acid sequence MADQKSPHDLPDVTGLSVAVLGGTGDQGRGLARRFALAGHEVVLGSRSAERARAAAEELGADLAVRGLDNAGAAAEADVVVVAVPWEGHRELLVSLAAPLAGKIVVDCVNPLGFDKKGAYALPVEEGSAAQQAEAVLPESRVVAAFHHVSAVVLLDPEVDRVDLDVLVLGDDREAADTVRALAGRISGVRGIYGGRLRNAHQVEAFTANLISINRRYKAHAGLRITDV
- a CDS encoding M55 family metallopeptidase, with the translated sequence MKILISADMEGATGVTWPADVEPGTEQWQRCRAMFTSDVNGAIAGFFAGGATEVLVNEAHSTMRNLLLERLDERATMLTGRHKDLSMVEGVQRGDVDGVAFLGYHCGAGAEGVLAHTYLPNSVTGVWLDGEPASEGRLNAHVTAEYGAPVVLVTGDDRACADAASYAPRARTVAVKDHVSRYAAVCRPPARTFADISAGAEAAMALAGRTDPAPHRELTVEVEVDAAQLAGAAAMVPGVVQVGERRVRYTSPSGYEMIRCFKAVTTLISNAVERNYG
- a CDS encoding type II toxin-antitoxin system VapC family toxin, coding for MIIVDASVLANSLIHQGEAGKRARAELHKASAWAAPEHAVTEAFSVIRGLCLGGKVEEARALTALDILEDMPIHIVQARSLLQRMWELRGNISGYDAAYVATAESHGCPLVTTDRKIARAPGLKCEIRVLPNE
- a CDS encoding LpqB family beta-propeller domain-containing protein; amino-acid sequence: MVTMRTLPYGSWPSPIGAGAVARHDGAPSWPASMGEEVWWTEPRPQEDGRVTLCRTRLDSAPGRAETVLPAPWNVRSRVHEYGGRPYVLLPGDNGPVVVFSEYGDQRLYRYEPGRARHPHEPAPGPVALPGALTPAPERPSAVRYVEPVAAPGGREVWCVRELHTGPAPTDVERAIVAVPLDGSAAEDPEAVRVVVADHHFLACPRISPDGARLAWIGWDHPDMPWDSTRLRVCELGADGGASSPRTVAGGAGEAVVQAEWADTDTLLCVTDPGGWWNPHRITFDADGGTRRAPVRLVEREEEFGGPLWQLGASWFLPLRDGRIAAVHGRAANALGVLDPDSGEITDVATPHSEWPGKLALGGAAGDSIIGVAASPHIAAEVVAVPVAGGAWQSLSRPRGTEAAEDPYADHLPNPEARVFSGTGGREVHANVYPPHHPDVAGPADEAPPYVVFVHGGPTSRTPMVHDLEIAYFTNRGIGVAEVNYGGSTGHGRAYRERLRENWGVVDVEDCVAVARALVSEGLAAPERLAIRGGSAGGWTTAAALAFTDVFRCGTIQYPILDLVGWRTGETHDFESQYLESLVGPWPEVRERYETRSPVNHAEAITAPFVLLQGLEDEICPPVQCERLLERLGGRGPAHAYLTFPGEQHGFRQEATIVAALHAEMSLYAQVFGFETDAPPLELRR
- a CDS encoding S66 peptidase family protein, translating into MSAARAPLRPPRLRPGDRVSVVAPCGPVPAGLLDAACDIVRGWGLEPVLAPHVLDRHPTLPHLAGLDAERARDLQEAWLDPGTSAVLCARGGDGAHRTVDLLDFAAMRQAPPKAFVGYSDVTALHEAFAEELGLATLHGPVLATEEFTGDARTAEELRATLFEPESRLKLTSPTARTLVPGTARGVTVGGNLSLLNDGLATPHSRPSAAGAVLLLEDVAEDVSRIDRMLTQLLRTGWMAGVAGIALGSWRRCTPDPEVIRELVLDRLAPLGVPVVWEFGFGHCPSQLTVPLGAMATLDADAATLTLDEPALR
- a CDS encoding M20/M25/M40 family metallo-hydrolase, translated to MAEPSIGDRTERRAHDRADDRAAVDDEVVRFTSELIRIDTTNRGGGDCRERPAAEYVAERLAEAGLEPAVLESAPGRANVVARVAGSDPSAPALLVHGHLDVVPADPSQWRVHPFSGEVRDGMVWGRGAIDMKNANAMVLSVVRAWARAGRRPRRDIVLAFTADEEDSAAYGADWLVREHAGLFDGCTEGISESGAYTYHARTTGGDPVRIYPVGAGERGTAWLRLTARGTAGHGSKTDPGAVNAVSELAAAVTRIADHRWPVRLTPTTRAALTEIGAAVGVKVDLEAPGFDPQFDVDAVLERLGPAAALVRSTVRNSTNPTVLDAGYKVNVIPESAGAGVDGRMLPGAEEEFTAALDELTGPRVDWEFAHRSAPLTAPVETPTFAAMRAALLAHDPGAHVVPVCLSGGTDAKQFAELGITGYGFSPLRLPPSLDYGALFHGVDERVPVDALRFGTRVLDAFLSAVD
- a CDS encoding LLM class F420-dependent oxidoreductase, which translates into the protein MRISMPLGYAGDLRESVKQVVELEKAGLDTVWVAEAYGYDSPTLMGYIAARTERVNIGAAILPLYTRTPTLIAQTAAGLDYLSDGRAVIGLGASGPQVIEGWHGVPYTRPLTRTREIIEICRKVWAREEPLTHDGKVFTLPLPAEQGTGLGKPLKIINHPVRDRIPLYVASLGEKNVELTAEVADGWLPIFFIPEKADDVWGDSLAAGRAKRDPGLGELEISAGGMIAIGEGEETKRLLDFARPQIALYVGGMGAKGKNFYNTLARRYGYEEAAEKIQDLYLAGKKDEAAAAVPQEMVELTNLVGPESYVRERVQAFRDAGVSHLNLIPMSDDPVKLIEKVNGWLQ
- a CDS encoding peptidoglycan-binding domain-containing protein, which translates into the protein MATIPVTHHERAWRSGRDAHGARQEGRRARGFGGGLRGAARLAGAVLAGLFAADRVLPEADPGEVRALLIELGRLDAAALPGERVAALRSFQLCAGLPPDGTADGRTVSRLMRAVREHRELRAMGL